Within Terriglobales bacterium, the genomic segment AACAAGACCGAATGGATCGATCGAACACTTGAGCGCAAACGCCAAGAGGATCATCGCTACCAACGAGACAACAAATCACAAGCAGATGGCTCGATCCCCAAAAATGACGATCTCGACGAACCGGATGCCAAGCAGGACGAAGATCAAGGAATCGCAAAAGTGCGCCGGTTGAAAGAGGAACGCGCGGTCCTTCGACGTAATCCCGCGGAGATTAACTGGGACTACGCCGTGGTCCAAAGACTCAATCCTGAAGATCTCACCTCACGATTGATCCCGTTCAATCTCAGCAAAGCGATTGCCGACTCAAAGTCCGAGGACAACATCGGACTTCAGCCCGGCGATGTGATCACGATCTTCTCTCAAGCTGATATTACGGTTCCTGTCGAACAACGCACTAAGTTCGTCAAGATTGAAGGCGAAGTAAAGGCATCGGGGATCTATCGAGCCGAACCGGGAGAAACACTTCGCGACCTGGTGTCGCGGGCGGGCGGCTTCACTCCAAAAGCATTCGTGTTTGCTTCCGATTTTCGGCGGGAATCCACGCGTGAGGAGCAACAAAAGAAACTAGAAGCTGCGGCCGATCAAATCGAACACGATCTCCGCGCGAAATCGGCGGAGGTTGCAAAGCTCTCGAATCCCGAAGATCGCGTCGCAGCTCTGCAGCAACTTGAAGCCGACCGCCAAGCTTTGCAAAGGTTTAGGACTGCCAAGGCAACCGGACGGATCGTGCTCGACCTGCGACCGAAAGATAATGATATTTCGGCACTTCCGGCAATTGATTTGGAAGACGGCGACACCTTGATTGTGCCAGCGATGCCGGCGACGGTGGAAGTCGTTGGCTCGGTCTATAACCAGAGCGCGTTCTTGTTCCAGTCGGGTATGAACGTTAAGCACTACCTCGATAAAGCGGGCGGCGCTACCAGGGATGCGGACACCGGTCGCATATTCGTGATCCGAGCCGATGGGTCAGTGGTTAGCAAGCAACGGCACCGTGGCATCTGGTCTGCAGGCTTCGACAACCTACAGTTGTTGGCGGGCGATACGCTGGTTGTACCATCACGAATCCGGACCACCAGCTTGTTGCGTGAACTTCGCGACTGGTCTCAAGTGTTCGCCCAATTTGCTCTCGGCGCAGCCGCGATCAAGGTTATTCGGGAGTAGAGCAGTTCATACGTTTAGGAAGTTTCCATACAGAAGAAATGCAGCCATCAGCAGAACAGGCATCAAGCGCGACTTAGCAGTCGATTAAAGTTTCGAACGAAAAAGAGTCTTGCTGCAACGTTAGGCTGGTGTGAGGGGCACTGAAATCGAAACACTCAATACAATTCAGTCGGACATCGGTGGCGATCGTAATGTTCGTCAGGGAATCCAAGTGTGGCCGTTGGTTTCCGCCTTGGCTCGCCAGAAAGCAATCATCATCTACACAACGGGATTGGCTTTGCTGGTGGCACTCCTTGTGAGCTTCCTCATCCCCGGCATGTATGAGGCGAACACCACGATAATGCCTCCACAACAGGTGCAATCAGCATCTACGGCGCTCTTGGGACAATTGGCGCCACTTGCCTCACTCGCTGGCAAGGATCTCGGCCTGGCGAACCCGGCAGCAGTTTACATTTCCATTCTCAAATCACGAACGATCCAAGACTCTCTAATAACAAAGTTCGAGCTGGTAAAGCGCTATCGATTAAAACGTTGGTCGGACGTGCGAAAAGAACTCAGGTCACGCACAGAAGTCTCTGAGGATCGTAAGAGCGGGGTGATTACGATCGCGGTCGTTGACGAGGATCCCCGTACTGCCGCATTGATTGCAAATGCGTATGTCGAAGAACTCCGTCAGCTTACCTCCCGCTTGGCAGTCACAGAAGCCGCACGCAGGAGGGTCTTCTTTGAGAGAGAAGTTCAAGAGGAGAAGAGAGCGCTAGCTTCGGCCGAGAACAATTTGCGAAAAACTCAGGAGGCAACCGGTTTAATACAACTCGACAGTCAAGCAAAGGCTATTATCGAGAGTGTTGCTCGGGTCCGCTCTCAAATAGCCACAAAAGAAGTAGAGTTGCAAGCGATTGGATCGTTCGCCACGCCAGAGAACCCCGACTACGTACGACTTCAACAGCAACTGCTTGGGTTACGAAGCCAATTAACGAAGATGGAGCGAAGTACGGTTGACGGCGTGCGCGAAATCGGAATTCCGACAGGCAAGGTGCCCGAGGCCGGCTTGATGTATGTGCGCAGCCTCCGAGAAGTGAAGTATCATGAGATGCTGTTCGAGGTACTCGCCAAGCAATTTGAGGCCGCAAAAATCGATGAAGCTAAAGAAGGGGCACTTATCCAGGTGATTGATTATGCCATTACACCTGACCGGAAAGTCGGCCCCAGTCGACTAAGGACAGTGTTGCTGGTCTGTGTCAGCGTTTTCATCCTAGTTTGCGGTGCTGTCGGTTATCGTGAATATCAGAACCAGGTGAACACACCTAAGGTTCCATGAGACCAAACATCTTCGCACTCTTAGGACTAACATTTTGAGCCTCTGTGAAGAACCGGATGCCCGATGAGTACCGCCTCTGAGCCCATTAATGCCCGGATCAGTGCGCTTTCCGTCTTTAACGACCATCGCGACTACATCCTTACATTCGGTGCTGAGATTTCGATCTTCCTGTCTCAAATGATCCTGTACCGATGGATTGCAAACGGATTCGGAAAACAGGCATTCGATGAGTTCGCGCTCGCAAGAAGATCCATTACCCTATTGCAGCCAGTCCTGCTCCTAGGCTTGTCAGTAGCCCTGCCCAGACATCTGTCGTTTGCAGTCGCAGACAAAGATCACCCCAGAGCAACCAGGCTATACGGGGCTACGCTTTTAATGGTCGCGGTAACGTGCTCGTTGGCACTTGCAGCGACTGCCCTTTTCAATAGACCGTTGGCTTTGGCGATCTTTGGTGCCTCAAGTTACTCAACCTTGTTGGTTTCATTAACAACGATGGTAGTTGGGATCGTTGCGCATAGCGTTGTGTATGCTTTCTTCCGGGGAACGCTTAACATGACTTACGCAAACTTGCTCCAGTTCATAAATTTAGGAGTAATCCCGGTTATCGTGTATTGTTTTGTTCGGAGTAGCATATCTGCGGTTCTCGTCTGGACAGGTGTTTGCTGGATTGTTGTTGCTGTGGCTTTTGGTATCAGAACCCCTCTGTGTGCGGTCGGCTTCCACCGATTTGAAATCAAACAATTGTTCGTCTATGGAATTCAGAGAGTTGGTGGAGACTTCCTCGTTATGGCTTTGATGACTCTGCCGGCTGTGGTGCTTGCCCATGTGGCCGGGATCGAGCATGCTGGCGCAATGGCATTCGGAATGTCCTTTTTGACTATGTTTGGAGCTGTATTTGGCCCGGCAAGCATTGTTCTGTTGCCAAAAGCAAGTCGCATGTTAGCTTGTGGCCGACACAATGAACTTCGCTCCCATGTTCGGAGCGCATTCGTGATCACAATAA encodes:
- a CDS encoding MATE family efflux transporter; translated protein: MSTASEPINARISALSVFNDHRDYILTFGAEISIFLSQMILYRWIANGFGKQAFDEFALARRSITLLQPVLLLGLSVALPRHLSFAVADKDHPRATRLYGATLLMVAVTCSLALAATALFNRPLALAIFGASSYSTLLVSLTTMVVGIVAHSVVYAFFRGTLNMTYANLLQFINLGVIPVIVYCFVRSSISAVLVWTGVCWIVVAVAFGIRTPLCAVGFHRFEIKQLFVYGIQRVGGDFLVMALMTLPAVVLAHVAGIEHAGAMAFGMSFLTMFGAVFGPASIVLLPKASRMLACGRHNELRSHVRSAFVITITVALLLTIAVESFSDQIVTSYLGTGYEDVAAYLKILALASVPYALYCVLRGVIDAYYVSGVNSWNLFLSFLVFCLVTCFAIQSQSSELIAIAVVSSLYVLCVLTLYRILAIVRN
- a CDS encoding Wzz/FepE/Etk N-terminal domain-containing protein, whose amino-acid sequence is MRGTEIETLNTIQSDIGGDRNVRQGIQVWPLVSALARQKAIIIYTTGLALLVALLVSFLIPGMYEANTTIMPPQQVQSASTALLGQLAPLASLAGKDLGLANPAAVYISILKSRTIQDSLITKFELVKRYRLKRWSDVRKELRSRTEVSEDRKSGVITIAVVDEDPRTAALIANAYVEELRQLTSRLAVTEAARRRVFFEREVQEEKRALASAENNLRKTQEATGLIQLDSQAKAIIESVARVRSQIATKEVELQAIGSFATPENPDYVRLQQQLLGLRSQLTKMERSTVDGVREIGIPTGKVPEAGLMYVRSLREVKYHEMLFEVLAKQFEAAKIDEAKEGALIQVIDYAITPDRKVGPSRLRTVLLVCVSVFILVCGAVGYREYQNQVNTPKVP
- a CDS encoding SLBB domain-containing protein, producing the protein MPVPADYILGPNDELLIRVWGQIDFNARVVIDRNGQIYLPKVGTLTVTGLKYTELQAYLKANVGRLFKNFDLNVNLGRLRSIQVYVVGRARKPGVYTVGSLSTLVNALFASGGPDANGSMRHIQVRRQSGAVVDFDLYDLLVKGDKSKDIFLQSGDVIYIPPVGPQVAITGSVNLPGIYELRDVTKLQDQLETAGGLSTTADGSRVILERIENRTVRNVEEFTLDTIGLGRSLQDGDVIRVFPISPRFDNAVTLRGNVARPGRYPWREGMRLHDLIPSRNAIVTADYWARQNELGQNKTEWIDRTLERKRQEDHRYQRDNKSQADGSIPKNDDLDEPDAKQDEDQGIAKVRRLKEERAVLRRNPAEINWDYAVVQRLNPEDLTSRLIPFNLSKAIADSKSEDNIGLQPGDVITIFSQADITVPVEQRTKFVKIEGEVKASGIYRAEPGETLRDLVSRAGGFTPKAFVFASDFRRESTREEQQKKLEAAADQIEHDLRAKSAEVAKLSNPEDRVAALQQLEADRQALQRFRTAKATGRIVLDLRPKDNDISALPAIDLEDGDTLIVPAMPATVEVVGSVYNQSAFLFQSGMNVKHYLDKAGGATRDADTGRIFVIRADGSVVSKQRHRGIWSAGFDNLQLLAGDTLVVPSRIRTTSLLRELRDWSQVFAQFALGAAAIKVIRE